One genomic region from Conexibacter woesei DSM 14684 encodes:
- a CDS encoding prolyl oligopeptidase family serine peptidase, giving the protein MSGTREQPPAAAPRPHREVVGGIAYDDPWAWLEEESEETLAWQRAHDAAAVAELHGWGGFEPLADALEQELVDGGMEAPRPAGGRWFHVRPTAAGTRLTVSDDVRGGGERVLLDTAALDDPRGPASLDWHWPAPDGDHVAFGLSYGGDEQSVLHVVEVASGRVLEDRIPFCSNATVAWLPDGRSFYYNGGLAPDFEDAEKHLFLHRLGDRERSAPEPVEVRDPYCVFPQVSPDGRHLAAITSELDLRPDFVRELPDGEWRAFLEGFDGTGFGFFDGGDYVCVSTFGAPRGRLVRIPVATPRAPATWVELVAESPDVVLKTVARAGDRLVLTQYRDTYAEVRVLERDGHPVVDVELPGRGAVLQRMFGFFQEPPPQVGENVFAAPGEFTFVFSTLTCSPALYRYEIDARRLEQLTAPRRTGEELVVEDLEGRAQDGAPVRYRLVRRRDANPALPRPTVMFVYGGWNISTVPAYMGAFATVVDAGGVFVLAHLRGGGEFGDRFWHGGRLADKQRTFDDTYAVAESLIAERRTTPELLALVGGSNGGLGTGVALTQRPELFGAVASLVPLYDMLKFDRDPYTASCTVEYGDPRTPADARWLHAYSPVHNVREAAYPATLIVAGANDMRCWPWHARKLAAALLAADRGGRPILLRVSEQGGHVSVRGQAAEWLGFVMRELGLAPASAAPAAPQSGDQRSLHE; this is encoded by the coding sequence GTGAGCGGGACACGCGAACAGCCGCCCGCCGCCGCGCCGCGGCCGCACCGCGAGGTCGTCGGCGGGATCGCCTACGACGATCCGTGGGCGTGGCTGGAGGAGGAGTCGGAGGAGACGCTCGCGTGGCAGCGCGCGCACGACGCCGCCGCCGTCGCCGAGCTGCACGGCTGGGGCGGCTTCGAGCCGCTCGCGGACGCGCTCGAACAGGAGCTGGTCGACGGCGGCATGGAGGCGCCGCGGCCGGCCGGCGGGCGCTGGTTCCACGTCCGCCCGACCGCCGCGGGCACGCGGCTGACGGTCAGCGACGACGTCCGCGGGGGAGGGGAGCGCGTGCTGCTCGACACCGCCGCGCTCGACGATCCGCGCGGGCCGGCGTCGCTCGACTGGCACTGGCCGGCGCCCGACGGCGACCACGTCGCCTTCGGCCTCTCATACGGCGGCGACGAGCAGAGCGTGCTGCACGTCGTAGAGGTCGCGAGCGGCCGCGTGCTCGAGGACCGCATCCCGTTCTGCTCCAACGCGACCGTCGCGTGGCTGCCCGACGGACGCTCGTTCTACTACAACGGCGGCCTCGCGCCCGACTTCGAGGACGCCGAGAAGCACCTCTTCCTGCACCGCCTCGGCGACCGCGAGCGGTCCGCGCCGGAGCCGGTCGAGGTGCGCGACCCGTACTGCGTCTTCCCGCAGGTCTCGCCCGACGGCCGCCACCTCGCCGCGATCACGAGCGAGCTGGACCTGCGGCCCGACTTCGTGCGCGAGCTGCCCGACGGCGAGTGGCGCGCGTTCCTGGAGGGCTTCGACGGTACCGGCTTCGGCTTCTTCGACGGCGGCGACTACGTCTGCGTCTCGACGTTCGGCGCGCCGAGAGGCCGGCTCGTGCGGATCCCGGTCGCGACGCCGCGCGCGCCCGCGACGTGGGTCGAGCTGGTCGCCGAGTCGCCCGACGTCGTGCTCAAGACGGTCGCGCGCGCGGGCGACCGGCTCGTGCTGACCCAGTACCGCGACACCTACGCAGAGGTGCGCGTGCTCGAACGCGACGGGCATCCCGTCGTGGACGTCGAGCTGCCCGGCCGCGGCGCGGTCCTGCAGCGGATGTTCGGCTTCTTCCAGGAGCCGCCGCCGCAGGTCGGCGAGAACGTCTTCGCGGCGCCCGGCGAGTTCACGTTCGTCTTCTCGACGCTGACGTGCTCGCCGGCGCTCTACCGCTACGAGATCGACGCGCGCCGGCTGGAACAGCTGACCGCGCCGCGGCGGACCGGCGAGGAGCTGGTCGTCGAGGACCTCGAAGGGCGCGCGCAGGACGGCGCCCCGGTCCGTTACCGGCTCGTGCGCCGCCGCGACGCCAACCCGGCGCTGCCGCGCCCGACGGTCATGTTCGTCTACGGCGGCTGGAACATCTCGACGGTCCCGGCGTACATGGGCGCGTTCGCGACGGTGGTCGACGCCGGCGGCGTGTTCGTGCTCGCCCACCTGCGCGGCGGCGGCGAGTTCGGCGACCGCTTCTGGCACGGCGGGCGGCTCGCCGACAAGCAGCGCACGTTCGACGACACCTACGCGGTCGCGGAGTCGCTGATCGCCGAGCGCCGCACGACGCCCGAGCTGCTCGCGCTCGTCGGCGGCTCCAACGGCGGCCTCGGCACCGGCGTCGCGCTGACGCAGCGGCCCGAGCTGTTCGGCGCCGTCGCCAGCCTCGTGCCGCTGTACGACATGCTCAAGTTCGACCGCGACCCGTACACGGCGTCGTGCACGGTCGAATACGGCGATCCGCGCACGCCAGCGGACGCGCGCTGGCTGCACGCCTACTCGCCCGTCCACAACGTGCGCGAGGCGGCGTACCCGGCGACGCTGATCGTCGCCGGCGCCAACGACATGCGCTGCTGGCCGTGGCACGCGCGCAAGCTCGCGGCCGCGCTGCTCGCCGCCGACCGCGGCGGCCGGCCGATCCTGCTGCGCGTCTCAGAGCAGGGCGGCCACGTCAGCGTCCGCGGGCAGGCGGCCGAGTGGCTCGGCTTCGTGATGCGCGAGCTGGGGCTCGCGCCCGCATCCGCAGCACCCGCAGCACCCCAGTCCGGTGACCAAAGGAGTCTCCATGAATGA
- a CDS encoding ABC transporter substrate-binding protein, whose amino-acid sequence MNEIVRAEMTRREALRRLGVGGAVLTLPALLAACGSGGSGSTSASGGTRASGSVAGAGTDAEIDHVTWSLGGTPPTLDIATGNLTVGEMVMALGMETLMGLDDRLRLKPVLAESSEEPDPRTYVYRLREGVRFWDGSPLTVDDVVWSLRRHMDPKVSSQISTYFTHVRSIEATGPREVTVRMKQPDPLFPYAHVHIFIMPKAFGERLGKKLGAPAATVSVMGTGPYRITSFTGDNEIVVERNDDYWGERQRVRRASLKFIGDPRTNLLAMRSGEIDGMFEFAISTAREWDRLPDARTEWAPGMSVVLLSFDLSQAPWNDVHVRRAVAHAADRAGYVRAFLGGHGEPATTIPAPLQWGDVATPDEVRAIYARLPAYAYDLEAAKAELAKSQHPDGFTADVVFPNSAAPAGRALVSLSETLKQLGITLNVREVPQNTWLAKLYAHKDLGLQYLRLSPDYVDPSNFPGALLPSANAVPNNFNLANFRDPEVDRLLAQQSRTTDAAARTQALTRVLQIAGEQLPYLPLWWESVPMGLADRFVYEGFNPIYYAENWLGKLRVRA is encoded by the coding sequence ATGAATGAGATCGTGCGCGCCGAGATGACCCGGCGCGAGGCGCTGCGGCGCCTCGGCGTCGGCGGCGCCGTGCTGACGCTGCCCGCGCTGCTGGCCGCGTGCGGCTCCGGCGGCTCCGGCTCGACGTCGGCGTCGGGCGGGACGAGAGCGAGCGGCAGCGTCGCCGGCGCAGGCACCGACGCGGAGATCGACCACGTCACGTGGTCGCTCGGTGGCACCCCGCCGACGCTCGACATCGCGACCGGCAACCTCACCGTCGGCGAGATGGTGATGGCGCTCGGGATGGAGACGCTGATGGGCCTCGACGACAGACTGCGGCTCAAGCCGGTGCTGGCCGAGTCCTCCGAGGAGCCCGACCCGCGCACCTACGTCTACAGACTGCGCGAGGGCGTCAGATTCTGGGACGGCTCGCCGCTGACGGTCGACGACGTCGTCTGGTCGCTGCGGCGGCACATGGACCCGAAGGTCAGCTCGCAGATCTCGACGTACTTCACCCATGTGCGCTCGATAGAGGCGACCGGGCCGCGCGAGGTGACGGTGCGGATGAAGCAGCCGGACCCGCTGTTCCCGTACGCCCACGTCCACATCTTCATCATGCCGAAGGCGTTCGGCGAGAGACTTGGCAAGAAGCTCGGCGCGCCGGCCGCGACCGTCAGCGTGATGGGAACCGGGCCGTACAGAATCACGTCGTTCACCGGTGACAACGAGATCGTCGTCGAGCGCAACGACGACTACTGGGGTGAGCGCCAGCGCGTGCGCAGAGCGTCACTGAAGTTCATCGGCGACCCGCGCACGAACCTGCTCGCGATGCGCTCCGGCGAGATCGACGGGATGTTCGAGTTCGCGATCAGCACGGCGAGAGAGTGGGACCGGCTGCCGGATGCGAGAACCGAGTGGGCGCCGGGGATGAGCGTCGTGCTGCTCTCGTTCGACCTCTCGCAGGCGCCGTGGAACGACGTCCACGTGCGCAGAGCGGTCGCTCATGCGGCCGACCGCGCCGGCTACGTGCGCGCGTTCCTCGGCGGGCACGGCGAGCCGGCGACGACGATCCCCGCGCCGCTCCAGTGGGGCGACGTGGCGACGCCGGACGAGGTCAGAGCGATCTACGCGAGGCTGCCCGCCTACGCGTACGACCTCGAGGCCGCGAAGGCCGAGCTGGCGAAGTCCCAGCACCCGGACGGCTTCACCGCCGACGTCGTGTTCCCCAACTCGGCCGCCCCGGCCGGCCGCGCGCTCGTGAGCCTGTCCGAGACGCTCAAGCAGCTCGGCATCACGCTCAACGTCCGCGAGGTGCCGCAGAACACGTGGCTGGCGAAGCTGTACGCGCACAAGGACCTTGGGCTCCAGTACCTGCGGCTGTCGCCCGACTACGTCGACCCGTCGAACTTCCCGGGCGCGCTGCTGCCGAGCGCGAACGCGGTCCCGAACAACTTCAACCTCGCGAACTTCAGAGACCCCGAGGTCGACCGCCTGCTCGCGCAGCAGAGCAGGACGACCGACGCCGCGGCGCGAACGCAGGCGCTGACGCGGGTGCTGCAGATAGCCGGCGAGCAGCTGCCCTATCTGCCGCTGTGGTGGGAGAGCGTGCCGATGGGTCTCGCCGACAGATTCGTCTACGAGGGCTTCAACCCGATCTACTACGCGGAGAACTGGCTCGGCAAGCTGCGCGTGCGCGCATGA